One region of Oncorhynchus mykiss isolate Arlee chromosome 8, USDA_OmykA_1.1, whole genome shotgun sequence genomic DNA includes:
- the LOC110529546 gene encoding trace amine-associated receptor 1 codes for MDFSNTSNLNSTVKSQTLFCYESLSGSCVRFARPLSVQVPMFTSMVLAILVTVIGNLLVITSIAHFKQLQTSVNQLLVSLAVCDLLLGVFVMPCSAVRSVQGCWYLGGFLCKLHTSTDIMLSTSSIFHLSFISIDRYFAVCRPLSYRLIITNNTVLIMITTSWLVPAIFSYGMIFPEINLKGREDFYETHVKCIGGCQVFFSPVAALVASAFCFYIPGMILICIYSKIYWVARAQARSIKDLSGQFKEAGSGRRERRGANILAIVVGVFLICWSPFSLCLIIDPFIQYSIPPLLGDTLVWFGYLNSAFNPIVYAFFYTWFRRALKIIISGHIFHRGSCRFRLYSE; via the coding sequence ATGGACTTCTCAAATACTTCGAACCTCAACAGCACTGTGAAGTCACAGACTCTTTTCTGCTACGAGTCTTTGAGTGGGTCGTGTGTGAGGTTTGCTCGACCCCTGAGCGTTCAGGTTCCGATGTTCACATCGATGGTGTTGGCCATACTGGTGACTGTTATTGGGAATCTTCTGGTCATCACCTCCATTGCACACTTCAAGCAGCTTCAAACCTCCGTAAACCAACTGCTCGTCTCCTTGGCTGTGTGTGACCTCCTTCTGGGAGTGTTTGTAATGCCGTGCAGTGCTGTGCGCTCTGTCCAGGGCTGTTGGTACCTAGGAGGGTTTCTGTGTAAGCTCCACACCAGCACTGATATTATGCTGAGCACATCCTCCATCTTCCATCTATCCTTCATCTCCATTGATCGTTACTTTGCTGTCTGCAGGCCACTGTCGTACAGACTGATCATCACCAATAACACTGTATTGATCATGATCACCACCAGTTGGCTGGTCCCTGCCATTTTTTCTTATGGAATGATCTTCCCTGAGATCAATCTGAAAGGCAGGGAGGATTTCTATGAAACACATGTCAAGTGCATTGGAGGCTGTCAGGTGTTCTTTAGTCCAGTGGCAGCTTTAGTAGCATCCGCCTTCTGTTTTTACATCCCAGGCATGATCTTGATTTGTATATATTCCAAGATATATTGGGTTGCCAGGGCTCAGGCCAGGTCCATTAAAGATTTATCTGGTCAGTTTAAAGAGGCAGGCTCTGGACGTAGAGAGAGACGAGGGGCAAATATTCTGGCAATAGTAGTGGGAGTGTTTCTAATCTGCTGGAGTCCCTTTTCCTTGTGCCTCATCATTGACCCTTTCATACAGTACTCCATCCCCCCGCTGTTGGGGGATACCCTGGTTTGGTTTGGATATTTGAACTCTGCTTTTAACCCTATTGTCTATGCTTTCTTTTACACTTGGTTCAGGAGGGCTTTAAAAATCATCATCAGTGGTCACATCTTTCACAGAGGTTCTTGTAGATTTAGATTGTATTCTGAGTAA